The following are encoded together in the Tripterygium wilfordii isolate XIE 37 chromosome 18, ASM1340144v1, whole genome shotgun sequence genome:
- the LOC119983384 gene encoding MDIS1-interacting receptor like kinase 2-like produces the protein MILNLSFNNLWGPIPNSKVFQSFPAEAFQGNQGLCGNVNGLQPCQLPHKENGHAPTKSHKIVFIVVFPLLGVLAISFVIILVFHNFQRRRKGDPKNNEQSIILSMFDSTVKFQDIMEATNNFDAMYCIGEGGHGTVYKADLRSGDIVAVKRFHCLLDSSNSVDQKEFFNEVKALTEIRHRNIRGSLAKILSNDKEAKELDWSKRVNVIKGVSHALSYVHHNLPSPIIHRDISSKNILLDLEYEAHVSDFGTAKLLKQDSSNWSKLAGTHGYIAPELAYTMKVTEKCDVYSF, from the exons ATGATCCTAAATCTCTCCTTCAATAATCTTTGGGGTCCTATTCCAAACAGCAAAGTATTTCAAAGTTTTCCAGCCGAAGCATTCCAAGGAAACCAAGGATTGTGTGGCAATGTGAATGGATTGCAACCATGTCAATTGCCACACAAGGAAAATGGACATGCTCCAACAAAGAGCCATAAGATTGTGTTTATAGTTGTGTTTCCTCTCTTAGGAGTACTTGCTATATCCTTTGTAATAATTCTTGTGTTTCATAATTTCCAAAGACGAAGGAAGGGCGACCCTAAGAACAACGagcaatcaattatattatccaTGTTTGATAGCACAGTGAAATTTCAAGACATCATGGAAGCAACCAAcaactttgatgccatgtaTTGCATTGGGGAAGGGGGTCATGGAACTGTCTATAAAGCTGATCTTCGGTCAGGTGATATTGTAGCTGTCAAGAGATTCCACTGTTTACTTGACAGTAGCAATTCAGTAGATCAAAAGGAGTTTTTCAACGAGGTCAAGGCCTTAACAGAGATAAGGCATAGGAACATT AGAGGTAGTCTGGCTAAAATTCTAAGCAACGACAAGGAAGCGAAAGAATTGGATTGGTCTAAGAGAGTGAATGTCATCAAAGGTGTCTCTCACGCCTTGTCTTACGTGCACCACAATTTACCATCGCCAATCATTCATCGAGACATATCAAGCAAAAATATTTTGCTAGATTTGGAATATGAAGCTCATGTTTCAGACTTTGGTACCGCTAAACTTCTCAAGCAAGACTCGTCTAATTGGTCAAAACTAGCTGGAACACATGGATACATTGCACCAG AGCTTGCTTACACAATGAAGGTGACTGAAAAGTGTGACGTATATAGCTTTTGA
- the LOC119984796 gene encoding (+)-neomenthol dehydrogenase-like isoform X1, with amino-acid sequence MATSTKYAVVTGSNKGIGFETVRQLASNGITVVLTARDEKRGLEALDKLKQYALPGNVVFHQLDVADPASIASLADFVKTHFGKLDILVNNAGVGGGIINEEALRTTPKVGGQINWRVIVSQNYELAEECLKINYYGARRMTEAFIPLLELSDSPRIVNVSSSMGMLKGIPNEWARGVLSDTANLTEERVDEVLNQYLKDMKEGSEETKGWPFMSAYVLSKAAVNAYTRIVAKKCPTFCANSVCPGYVRTDINKNNGVLPVEEGAESPVRLALLPNGSPSGLFFVRKEESAF; translated from the exons ATGGCTACATCAACAAA GTATGCAGTTGTCACTGGTTCAAACAAAGGGATTGGATTTGAAACAGTAAGGCAGTTGGCTTCCAATGGGATTACAGTGGTGTTAACAGCGAGAGATGAAAAGAGGGGTCTTGAAGCTCTTGATAAACTCAAGCAGTATGCTCTGCCTGGGAATGTGGTCTTTCATCAGCTTGATGTGGCGGACCCTGCTAGCATTGCTTCCCTTGCTGATTTCGTCAAGACCCACTTCGGAAAACTTGATATTCTG GTGAACAATGCCGGAGTTGGTGGAGGCATAATTAATGAAGAGGCTTTGAGGACAACACCAAAG GTAGGTGGCCAAATAAACTGGAGAGTTATCGTGAGTCAAAATTACGAATTGGCTGAAGAATGcctgaaaataaattattacgGTGCTAGAAGAATGACCGAAGCATTCATTCCCCTGCTTGAGCTTTCTGATTCACCGAGGATCGTCAATGTTTCTTCCTCCATGGGGATGCTGAAG GGTATACCAAATGAATGGGCTAGAGGAGTGCTAAGTGATACTGCAAACCTGACTGAAGAAAGAGTTGATGAGGTACTGAATCAGTATTTGAAAGATATGAAAGAAGGTTCAGAAGAAACGAAAGGCTGGCCTTTTATGTCTGCGTACGTTCTATCGAAAGCAGCAGTGAACGCGTACACAAGGATCGTGGCCAAGAAGTGCCCTACATTCTGCGCCAATAGCGTCTGCCCTGGCTATGTGAGAACAGATATCAACAAGAACAACGGTGTCTTACCTGTTGAAGAAGGGGCAGAGAGTCCCGTGAGGTTGGCATTGTTGCCCAATGGCAGTCCTTCTGGTCTCTTCTTCGTTCGGAAGGAAGAGTCTGCATTTTGA
- the LOC119984796 gene encoding (+)-neomenthol dehydrogenase-like isoform X2: MYAVVTGSNKGIGFETVRQLASNGITVVLTARDEKRGLEALDKLKQYALPGNVVFHQLDVADPASIASLADFVKTHFGKLDILVNNAGVGGGIINEEALRTTPKVGGQINWRVIVSQNYELAEECLKINYYGARRMTEAFIPLLELSDSPRIVNVSSSMGMLKGIPNEWARGVLSDTANLTEERVDEVLNQYLKDMKEGSEETKGWPFMSAYVLSKAAVNAYTRIVAKKCPTFCANSVCPGYVRTDINKNNGVLPVEEGAESPVRLALLPNGSPSGLFFVRKEESAF; this comes from the exons AT GTATGCAGTTGTCACTGGTTCAAACAAAGGGATTGGATTTGAAACAGTAAGGCAGTTGGCTTCCAATGGGATTACAGTGGTGTTAACAGCGAGAGATGAAAAGAGGGGTCTTGAAGCTCTTGATAAACTCAAGCAGTATGCTCTGCCTGGGAATGTGGTCTTTCATCAGCTTGATGTGGCGGACCCTGCTAGCATTGCTTCCCTTGCTGATTTCGTCAAGACCCACTTCGGAAAACTTGATATTCTG GTGAACAATGCCGGAGTTGGTGGAGGCATAATTAATGAAGAGGCTTTGAGGACAACACCAAAG GTAGGTGGCCAAATAAACTGGAGAGTTATCGTGAGTCAAAATTACGAATTGGCTGAAGAATGcctgaaaataaattattacgGTGCTAGAAGAATGACCGAAGCATTCATTCCCCTGCTTGAGCTTTCTGATTCACCGAGGATCGTCAATGTTTCTTCCTCCATGGGGATGCTGAAG GGTATACCAAATGAATGGGCTAGAGGAGTGCTAAGTGATACTGCAAACCTGACTGAAGAAAGAGTTGATGAGGTACTGAATCAGTATTTGAAAGATATGAAAGAAGGTTCAGAAGAAACGAAAGGCTGGCCTTTTATGTCTGCGTACGTTCTATCGAAAGCAGCAGTGAACGCGTACACAAGGATCGTGGCCAAGAAGTGCCCTACATTCTGCGCCAATAGCGTCTGCCCTGGCTATGTGAGAACAGATATCAACAAGAACAACGGTGTCTTACCTGTTGAAGAAGGGGCAGAGAGTCCCGTGAGGTTGGCATTGTTGCCCAATGGCAGTCCTTCTGGTCTCTTCTTCGTTCGGAAGGAAGAGTCTGCATTTTGA
- the LOC119984799 gene encoding (+)-neomenthol dehydrogenase-like, translating into MAAATKYAVVTGSNKGIGFETVKQLASNGITVVLAARDEKRGLEAVRNLNELGLSGQVVFHQLDVADSASIASFTDFVKTQFGKLDILVNNAGMLGVTIDIEAIRASGGKIEPSRAMIQTYELTESCLKTNYYGPKTMIESLAPLLQLSDSPTIVNVSSYYGKSEYITNEWAKEVLGDGDKLTEERLEEVLSEFRKDFKDGTLESKGWPTFTAAYKMSKAALIAYTRIAANKYPSFCVNSVCPGFVKTDFNRNKGTLTVEEGAESLLKLALLPKGGPSGLFFMRDQVSIF; encoded by the exons ATGGCAGCAGCAACAAA GTATGCAGTTGTGACTGGATCAAACAAAGGGATTGGATTTGAGACAGTGAAGCAATTGGCTTCCAATGGCATCACAGTGGTATTAGCAGCAAGAGATGAAAAGAGAGGTCTTGAAGCTGTTCGAAACCTCAATGAGCTTGGTCTCTCTGGCCAAGTAGTTTTTCATCAGCTTGATGTAGCTGACTCTGCTAGCATTGCTTCCTTCACGGATTTTGTCAAAACCCAGTTCGGAAAACTCGACATCTTAGTCAACAATGCTGGAATGCTTGGCGTTACAATTGACATCGAAGCCATTAGAGCTTCAGGTGGAAAGATAGAACCGAGTCGCGCAATGATTCAAACTTATGAATTAACTGAATCATGCCTCAAAACAAATTACTACGGACCCAAAACAATGATCGAATCGCTCGCTCCTCTTCTTCAATTATCCGATTCACCGACAATTGTTAATGTCTCCTCCTACTATGGCAAGTCAGAG TATATAACAAATGAATGGGCTAAAGAAGTTTTGGGTGATGGCGATAAACTCACCGAAGAACGATTAGAAGAGGTATTGAGCGAGTTTCGGAAAGATTTCAAAGACGGTACACTTGAAAGCAAAGGTTGGCCTACATTTACAGCTGCATATAAGATGTCAAAAGCAGCTCTCATTGCCTACACAAGGATTGCAGCCAACAAGTATCCGAGTTTCTGCGTCAACAGTGTTTGTCCTGGCTTTGTTAAAACAGATTTTAACCGTAACAAAGGCACCTTGACAGTGGAAGAAGGAGCTGAAAGTCTTCTGAAGTTGGCATTGCTGCCCAAAGGAGGTCCTTCTGGTCTCTTCTTCATGCGAGATCAAGTTTCAATCTTCTGA
- the LOC119984802 gene encoding putative ripening-related protein 1: MKSISFKSSAFLFVILIWTSCLDIEALQCSPSGKIKGKKPPPGQCNTENDSDCCKQGKFYPTYKCSPPVSGNTKAYLTLNSFQKGGDGGGPSECDNQYHSDDTPVVALSTGWFNNKGRCLHNITISANGRSVVAMVVDECDSTMGCDGDHDYQPPCPNNIVDASKAVWKALGVPHGQWGGLDITWSDA; encoded by the coding sequence ATGAAGAGTATTTCCTTCAAGTCAAGCGCTTTTCTTTTCGTCATTCTGATCTGGACATCATGTTTGGACATTGAAGCTCTGCAATGTAGCCCAAGTGGCAAAATTAAGGGAAAGAAGCCTCCTCCAGGACAATGCAACACAGAGAATGACTCTGACTGCTGCAAACAAGGCAAATTCTACCCTACTTACAAATGCTCGCCGCCAGTTTCTGGCAATACAAAGGCCTACCTCACTCTCAACAGCTTTCAGAAAGGTGGAGATGGTGGCGGCCCATCTGAGTGTGACAACCAATACCACTCCGACGACACACCAGTTGTTGCATTGTCAACTGGATGGTTCAATAACAAAGGCAGGTGCCTTCACAACATCACTATCAGCGCCAACGGGCGCAGCGTGGTGGCTATGGTGGTGGATGAGTGTGACTCAACCATGGGATGTGATGGAGATCATGACTATCAGCCTCCGTGTCCTAACAACATTGTTGATGCCTCAAAGGCTGTGTGGAAAGCTTTGGGAGTACCTCATGGCCAGTGGGGTGGCCTAGATATTACCTGGTCTGATGCTTGA